In Paenibacillus sp. FSL M7-0420, a single genomic region encodes these proteins:
- a CDS encoding DUF4432 family protein: MNTEQIGSLTLAGLQPDLPQALPEGGYVSLTLIRDRFGSQMHLLTICNGRLLFTVILERGMDIGEIRLDAGKISWERDERYLLHPDHVDLTDNEQSGWDSGFYAAVAAIGPEIFGTPDEVRTVHGTGSYSPALPESVRLSWDEQHICLEGDIPVRGYGMSPVYQKTVRIITPYGAADLFREDTVQNVTDSVQPVDDGYHIQLAGSFMAGGGSYILPVLPEKMLLRDSAPPEADPLAVYDAGTRLDPIRCYQYVPQLVAGLSDLPQVCGYPAAAAGSGGLTAEMLVNAGQDTAAYVIRSLQCYPRSLIAKRAVTDWMYALEPCKTRPNSMQQKTIDGETVYLGPRSQCSGWIILGATRDPEEIAALAGMIQSAAK, encoded by the coding sequence ATGAACACTGAGCAAATTGGTAGTTTGACGCTGGCCGGGCTGCAGCCGGACCTTCCACAAGCGCTGCCGGAAGGCGGTTATGTCAGTCTGACGCTGATTAGAGACCGCTTCGGCTCGCAAATGCATCTGTTGACCATATGCAATGGTCGGCTGCTCTTCACTGTGATACTGGAGCGGGGGATGGATATCGGGGAAATCAGGCTGGATGCCGGGAAGATCAGCTGGGAGCGGGATGAGCGGTATCTGCTTCATCCGGATCATGTAGATCTGACCGATAATGAGCAATCGGGCTGGGATTCAGGGTTCTATGCGGCTGTAGCTGCTATAGGCCCTGAAATCTTCGGCACCCCGGATGAGGTCAGAACTGTCCATGGGACGGGGTCCTATTCCCCGGCGCTGCCGGAATCGGTGCGGCTGAGCTGGGATGAGCAGCACATCTGCCTGGAGGGTGACATTCCGGTGAGAGGGTATGGAATGTCGCCTGTGTATCAGAAAACAGTCCGCATCATTACCCCTTACGGAGCGGCTGACCTGTTCCGGGAGGATACGGTGCAAAATGTAACAGATTCCGTCCAACCCGTTGATGACGGATACCATATCCAGCTGGCAGGGTCCTTCATGGCGGGCGGGGGGAGTTATATCCTGCCGGTCCTGCCTGAGAAAATGCTGCTCCGTGACTCTGCCCCGCCGGAAGCGGATCCGTTGGCTGTCTACGATGCCGGAACCCGGCTGGACCCGATCCGCTGTTATCAATACGTTCCCCAGCTGGTGGCAGGGTTGTCCGATCTGCCGCAGGTCTGCGGCTACCCCGCAGCCGCAGCCGGAAGCGGCGGGCTGACCGCCGAGATGCTGGTGAACGCCGGGCAGGATACCGCAGCCTATGTGATCCGTTCCCTGCAATGCTATCCGCGTTCACTGATCGCCAAACGGGCGGTCACCGACTGGATGTATGCTCTGGAGCCATGCAAAACGCGGCCCAATTCCATGCAGCAAAAAACGATAGACGGTGAAACGGTCTATCTCGGGCCGCGCAGTCAGTGCAGCGGCTGGATCATCCTGGGGGCAACGCGTGATCCTGAGGAAATTGCCGCCCTTGCGGGCATGATCCAGAGTGCAGCAAAGTAA
- a CDS encoding carbohydrate ABC transporter permease: MVRKNRGYITLFLLPTVILFILVYAVSLVILFGTSFTEWSAGRSPVFNGLTNYIQLFTDDADFRQSALNTGVWVLLQSTVHVAIGTLFAIILSMKEFYWKFARTVYMFPNIISGAAVGMLFLCMLNPDFGAVNSIARLFGNADYSQNWFMDYATAFFSVTMTWLPYAAVVTILILAEIAAIPDSLYESAWIDGASTLKINLYIVIPMLRNIIGTCVILSGTSMLQKMDIILMTTGGGPGNETMNLPIYIYKTALMDNNFGYSNSVGVFLIGFGLIFVLLCRNLFRIGSSQN, from the coding sequence ATGGTTAGGAAAAATAGAGGGTATATCACGCTTTTCCTGTTACCGACTGTAATATTGTTTATTCTTGTCTATGCTGTCTCACTTGTGATTCTGTTCGGCACCTCCTTTACGGAATGGTCGGCCGGACGCAGCCCGGTATTTAACGGTCTCACTAACTATATCCAGCTGTTTACGGATGATGCCGATTTTCGCCAAAGCGCACTGAATACAGGTGTCTGGGTCCTGCTGCAGTCTACGGTTCACGTGGCCATCGGCACCCTGTTCGCGATCATTCTCAGTATGAAGGAATTCTACTGGAAGTTCGCGCGCACGGTCTACATGTTTCCGAATATTATCTCGGGTGCAGCCGTAGGGATGCTGTTTCTGTGTATGCTCAATCCTGACTTTGGTGCGGTGAACAGTATTGCCCGCTTATTCGGGAATGCGGATTACTCCCAGAACTGGTTCATGGATTATGCCACGGCCTTCTTCTCTGTCACGATGACCTGGCTGCCCTATGCGGCGGTGGTTACGATCCTGATTCTGGCTGAGATCGCAGCCATTCCGGACAGTCTGTATGAATCGGCGTGGATCGACGGGGCCAGCACGCTGAAGATTAATCTGTACATTGTGATTCCCATGCTGCGCAATATTATCGGCACCTGCGTGATTCTGTCCGGAACCAGCATGCTGCAGAAGATGGATATTATTCTGATGACTACAGGCGGCGGACCCGGCAATGAGACGATGAACCTGCCTATCTATATCTACAAGACCGCACTCATGGACAATAACTTCGGTTATTCCAATTCCGTGGGCGTCTTCCTAATCGGCTTTGGCTTGATTTTTGTCCTGCTGTGCCGAAATCTGTTCAGAATAGGCAGCTCCCAAAACTGA
- a CDS encoding carbohydrate ABC transporter permease, with the protein MLKKGLGVLKYGFVILIVLLSLGPFLWVLLASFKTNAEILSNSLGWPSSFRFSNYTKAFQIAPISRFYINSVIVGIFGTLLNLLLLGMAAYVLARFKFRGKKLLMGAFSLSLLIPGAAMLQPLYLTVNTLGLYDKLIGLIIVYTGFGLPVSLYILSSYFLTIPKEMEESAYLDGASFIQTFFRIILPISKPGFGTAGVMQFLLCWNEFQFAIILTTGNQSRTLPLALYYFKSQFASDYGVMFAATMVVIIPSIVVYILLQEQVVSGLAAGAVKG; encoded by the coding sequence ATGTTGAAAAAAGGTTTGGGTGTTCTTAAGTATGGATTTGTAATCCTGATTGTCCTGTTGTCGCTGGGTCCGTTCCTGTGGGTGCTGCTCGCTTCGTTCAAGACCAATGCCGAGATTCTGAGCAATTCGCTCGGCTGGCCAAGCAGCTTCCGCTTCTCCAATTACACGAAGGCCTTCCAAATAGCGCCGATCTCCCGCTTCTACATCAACAGTGTAATCGTGGGGATCTTCGGAACCCTGCTCAATCTGCTGCTGCTCGGTATGGCAGCCTATGTCCTGGCGCGCTTCAAATTCCGCGGCAAGAAGCTATTGATGGGAGCCTTCTCGCTGTCGCTCCTGATTCCGGGAGCGGCGATGCTGCAGCCGCTGTACTTGACGGTGAATACGCTTGGACTGTACGACAAGCTGATTGGACTGATTATCGTATATACCGGCTTCGGCTTGCCGGTCTCGCTCTACATTCTATCGAGTTACTTCCTGACAATCCCGAAGGAAATGGAAGAATCGGCTTATCTGGATGGCGCCAGCTTCATCCAGACCTTCTTCCGGATTATTCTGCCGATCTCGAAGCCGGGCTTCGGCACGGCCGGTGTGATGCAGTTCCTGCTCTGCTGGAATGAGTTTCAGTTCGCTATTATTCTGACGACAGGGAATCAGAGCCGTACCCTGCCGCTTGCGCTCTATTATTTCAAAAGCCAGTTCGCCAGTGATTACGGCGTCATGTTCGCGGCCACGATGGTCGTGATCATCCCGAGTATTGTGGTGTATATACTGCTGCAGGAGCAGGTTGTATCCGGCCTTGCTGCGGGAGCGGTGAAGGGATGA
- a CDS encoding glycoside hydrolase family 65 protein yields the protein MNEDNLWCLKEDGYEARLHKHYEGLFTQGNGYMHMRGSFEEGCSDAPQNEEYLRFPDNVTLEKPRHPKSKQGTFIPGIVAQHPLLKEEIVNLPYVLGLEFRSGGESLDMDRCRISSYSRWLDLRDGMLHRSFLWETAEGVHLKCTYSRYLSLADTHLCIQQVQVEVLAGEGRLELAATLRGDVRTNGMNHFAQVIPLAESEGMLSLETLTEEGNRIIMLSALEVSEAVDWQAGVTEMMAAQRGELALRAGDRLTVSKLTAVTTDRDREEGTMYDRAHEQLRRARELGWEQLYNRHAGSWRSKWQAADIGIKGDDAAQLSVRASLYHLIRANAEKDDRVAICAKGYAGEAYFGRYFWDTEINLLPFFLHTHPQAARNLLLFRYHTLDGARSNARKYGYRGARYAWESSLGGEEQCANWQYADHEIHITADIVYALYHYVRATGDDEFLEHYGIDILVETARYWCGRVDWNQEGTAELLGVMGPDEYLPFTRNNAFTNRMVKFSLEQTVACLDSLEVGSPDSYAAAAERLDIRPGERELFRHTAEKLRLPYDSRSEIVPQSDDFASYAEVDFAGIWTDRSRPFGHFISQERNYRSKALKQADVLELMMLFPQEFTLEQMQASYAYYEPITTHDSSLSAAVHGIVASWLGQRGAAGAFLQRVMDIDLSPEKKGAAEGIHIANCGGLWQLIVYGFAGLKSAMWSESIELEPRLPEGWEELSFTVAWRGERYQITIHPGAYEVQKLNGGNPVAGATVGGSYL from the coding sequence ATGAATGAGGATAACCTGTGGTGCCTGAAGGAAGATGGGTATGAAGCCCGGCTGCATAAGCATTATGAAGGGCTTTTTACCCAAGGGAACGGCTATATGCATATGCGCGGAAGCTTTGAGGAAGGGTGCAGCGATGCGCCGCAGAATGAGGAATATCTGCGCTTTCCTGATAACGTTACGCTGGAGAAGCCACGGCACCCCAAATCCAAGCAGGGCACCTTCATCCCTGGCATTGTTGCGCAGCATCCGCTGCTGAAGGAGGAGATTGTCAATCTCCCCTATGTCCTGGGGCTTGAATTCCGGTCAGGGGGCGAGTCTCTGGATATGGACCGCTGCCGGATCAGCAGCTACAGCCGCTGGCTGGACCTGCGGGATGGGATGCTACACCGTTCATTTCTGTGGGAGACAGCAGAAGGTGTGCATCTTAAGTGTACTTATAGCCGCTACCTCAGTCTGGCGGATACCCATCTGTGTATCCAGCAGGTCCAGGTGGAGGTGCTGGCAGGTGAAGGCCGGCTGGAGCTGGCGGCGACTCTGCGGGGAGATGTGCGGACCAACGGGATGAATCATTTTGCTCAGGTCATTCCCTTGGCGGAATCCGAAGGTATGCTGTCACTTGAGACACTTACCGAGGAGGGCAACCGGATCATTATGCTGTCGGCTCTTGAAGTATCTGAAGCGGTGGACTGGCAGGCCGGCGTCACAGAGATGATGGCTGCGCAGCGCGGGGAATTAGCTCTGCGGGCCGGGGACCGGCTGACGGTCAGCAAGCTGACTGCGGTGACCACGGACCGTGACAGGGAAGAAGGAACGATGTACGACAGGGCGCATGAACAGCTCCGCCGCGCACGTGAATTAGGCTGGGAGCAACTGTATAACCGGCATGCCGGCAGCTGGAGGAGCAAGTGGCAGGCAGCCGATATCGGTATTAAGGGAGACGATGCAGCACAACTAAGCGTCCGCGCCTCACTCTATCATCTCATCCGTGCGAATGCGGAGAAGGATGACCGGGTGGCCATCTGTGCCAAGGGGTATGCCGGAGAAGCTTATTTCGGCAGATATTTCTGGGACACAGAGATTAATCTGCTGCCCTTCTTCCTGCACACCCATCCGCAGGCGGCCCGCAATCTGCTTCTGTTCCGTTATCATACGCTGGACGGAGCCAGAAGCAACGCACGGAAATATGGATACCGGGGAGCACGGTATGCCTGGGAGTCCTCCTTGGGCGGGGAAGAGCAATGTGCCAACTGGCAATATGCCGATCATGAAATTCATATAACAGCGGACATCGTCTATGCGCTATACCATTACGTTAGGGCGACCGGAGATGATGAATTCCTGGAGCATTACGGGATTGACATTCTGGTGGAGACGGCCCGTTATTGGTGCGGCCGGGTGGATTGGAACCAGGAGGGGACAGCCGAGCTGCTCGGCGTGATGGGACCGGATGAATATTTGCCTTTTACCCGCAACAATGCCTTCACCAACCGGATGGTTAAGTTCAGTCTGGAGCAGACCGTTGCCTGTCTCGACAGCCTGGAAGTGGGGAGCCCGGACAGCTATGCGGCTGCGGCGGAGCGGCTGGATATCCGTCCCGGTGAGCGGGAGCTCTTCCGGCATACGGCGGAGAAGCTGAGGCTGCCGTATGACAGCCGGAGCGAAATTGTTCCGCAATCGGACGATTTTGCCTCTTACGCTGAGGTGGATTTTGCGGGCATCTGGACCGACCGGTCGCGTCCCTTCGGCCATTTCATCTCCCAGGAGCGTAATTACCGCTCCAAGGCGCTTAAGCAGGCAGATGTGCTGGAATTAATGATGCTGTTCCCGCAGGAATTCACCCTGGAGCAGATGCAGGCGTCCTACGCTTATTATGAGCCGATTACAACTCATGATTCCTCGTTGTCGGCGGCGGTTCACGGCATTGTGGCCTCCTGGCTCGGGCAGAGGGGGGCTGCGGGCGCTTTTCTGCAGCGGGTGATGGATATTGATCTCTCACCTGAGAAAAAGGGTGCTGCCGAGGGGATTCACATCGCCAATTGCGGCGGCTTGTGGCAGCTGATCGTATACGGGTTCGCCGGGCTGAAGAGTGCGATGTGGAGTGAGAGTATTGAGCTGGAGCCCCGGCTGCCCGAAGGCTGGGAGGAGCTGAGCTTCACCGTGGCCTGGCGGGGAGAGCGCTACCAGATCACCATTCACCCGGGTGCATATGAAGTACAGAAGCTGAATGGAGGGAACCCAGTTGCAGGTGCAACCGTTGGAGGCAGCTATCTTTGA
- a CDS encoding response regulator produces the protein MYNVMIVDDEPVIKKGLQCFIDWSLLHCEVSCEASNGLEAVELLGYYDIDIIVTDVRMPGMDGLALSDYVHRNFPQIKVIILTAFADFSYAQTAIQYEVVDFVIKTNPTEQIPRAIEKATRLLEKEQEQKQKLRQLESKIHDNLSEISEKFLKEAVEGLISDEAGLFSRSRELGLQLENYFGVYMEVKDMPGPHASAGAQTNDHHRFLASIRQFLTLAFAERPFYILNMEKNTLLAIVSMGSGNAAVSTQTLLTISNEILAMAEHFRQYHVNIGISLLHRDVLTLPGAYQEAREALQGSFYNDNYVAVYMPHASQTLTPGAPPHHAAEQIAEYLQQGQSDQALQQLDQLLKSYRNHQEPMENVKVACLLIASYCFRLLSASQPFEPQMDENQSAVYKHIQESKSIQVLADILMRLIQSCSKAIAQNDNQPNYIVIECQKYIREHYNQNLNLQIIADHIHINSSYLSRLYKKVTGESIIDVINKYRIEMAKKLLRNPASKVFEVAEAVGIETPAYFTHVFSKYTGMSPKEYKLNYSQLN, from the coding sequence ATGTATAATGTCATGATTGTCGATGATGAGCCTGTTATCAAAAAAGGGCTGCAATGCTTTATTGACTGGAGCTTGCTGCACTGCGAGGTTAGCTGTGAGGCTTCCAACGGGCTGGAAGCCGTAGAACTGCTGGGCTATTATGATATCGATATTATTGTTACCGATGTCCGTATGCCGGGGATGGATGGCCTTGCCCTATCGGACTATGTGCACCGGAACTTCCCGCAGATCAAGGTTATCATTCTGACAGCCTTCGCAGATTTCTCCTATGCCCAGACGGCTATTCAATATGAGGTGGTCGATTTTGTCATCAAGACCAATCCCACGGAGCAGATTCCCCGGGCCATTGAAAAAGCAACGCGGCTGCTGGAAAAGGAACAAGAGCAGAAGCAGAAGCTAAGACAGCTGGAGAGCAAGATTCATGACAATCTGTCTGAAATCAGCGAGAAATTTCTGAAGGAGGCCGTCGAAGGCCTGATCAGCGATGAAGCCGGTTTATTCAGCCGCTCCAGAGAGCTGGGACTGCAGCTGGAGAACTATTTCGGGGTCTATATGGAGGTTAAGGATATGCCCGGCCCCCATGCCTCTGCTGGAGCGCAGACCAATGATCATCACCGGTTCCTGGCCTCCATCCGCCAGTTCCTTACCCTGGCGTTCGCGGAACGCCCCTTTTATATTCTGAATATGGAGAAAAACACCCTTCTGGCGATTGTCTCCATGGGCAGCGGCAATGCGGCAGTATCCACCCAGACCCTGCTCACGATCAGCAACGAAATTCTGGCCATGGCCGAGCACTTCCGGCAATACCATGTCAATATCGGCATCAGCCTGCTGCACCGGGATGTGCTGACCCTGCCCGGAGCTTACCAGGAGGCCCGCGAGGCGCTGCAGGGCAGCTTTTATAACGATAATTATGTTGCCGTGTATATGCCTCATGCGAGCCAGACCCTCACTCCCGGTGCTCCTCCCCATCATGCTGCCGAGCAGATTGCCGAATATCTGCAGCAAGGACAGAGCGATCAGGCTCTCCAGCAGCTGGATCAGCTGCTCAAGAGCTACCGGAACCACCAAGAGCCGATGGAGAATGTAAAAGTAGCTTGCCTGCTTATCGCGTCCTACTGCTTCCGTCTGCTGAGTGCGAGCCAGCCCTTCGAACCGCAGATGGATGAGAACCAGTCGGCGGTGTACAAGCACATTCAAGAGAGCAAGAGCATCCAGGTGCTCGCAGATATCCTCATGCGCCTCATTCAGAGCTGCTCGAAGGCCATTGCGCAGAATGACAACCAGCCCAATTACATCGTCATCGAATGCCAGAAATATATACGGGAACATTACAACCAGAACCTGAATCTGCAGATTATTGCCGACCATATCCATATCAACAGCAGCTACCTCAGCCGCCTGTACAAAAAAGTAACCGGCGAGTCCATCATCGACGTCATCAATAAATACCGGATTGAAATGGCCAAGAAGCTGCTGCGCAACCCTGCCAGCAAAGTCTTTGAAGTCGCCGAAGCCGTCGGCATTGAGACCCCGGCCTATTTCACCCATGTCTTCTCCAAGTACACCGGGATGAGCCCCAAGGAATACAAGCTGAATTATTCACAGTTGAATTAA
- the pgmB gene encoding beta-phosphoglucomutase has protein sequence MQPLEAAIFDLDGVIVDTAKFHYQAWRRLAEELGFAFSERENEQLKGVSRMESLELLLRAGGITDLTAEHKEDLASRKNEWYKEYLQTLTPADVLPGVADFVGQLRSQGIRTAIASASKNAPLILEKVSIRPLFDAVVDGNSVTRAKPDPEVFLQAARLLGADPAGCCVFEDAAAGVEGAVRAGMRVVGIGDSGLLARAHLIVTSFEQLEPVYLLSHIGIAGHAGGEASE, from the coding sequence GTGCAACCGTTGGAGGCAGCTATCTTTGATCTGGACGGTGTCATTGTCGATACCGCAAAGTTCCACTATCAGGCCTGGAGGCGCCTTGCCGAAGAGCTGGGGTTCGCTTTCAGTGAAAGAGAGAATGAACAGCTGAAGGGTGTCAGCCGCATGGAATCGCTGGAGCTTCTGCTGCGGGCCGGGGGGATTACGGATCTGACGGCAGAGCACAAGGAGGATCTGGCCTCCCGTAAAAATGAGTGGTACAAGGAGTATCTACAGACGCTTACGCCTGCCGATGTACTGCCGGGGGTTGCGGATTTCGTTGGGCAACTGCGTTCACAAGGGATCAGGACGGCGATTGCCTCGGCCAGTAAGAACGCTCCGCTGATTCTGGAGAAGGTGAGCATCCGGCCGCTGTTTGATGCGGTGGTGGACGGGAACAGCGTCACCCGGGCGAAGCCGGACCCGGAGGTGTTCCTGCAGGCCGCCCGATTACTTGGCGCAGACCCGGCCGGCTGCTGCGTATTCGAGGATGCAGCAGCCGGTGTAGAGGGTGCGGTCCGGGCAGGCATGCGCGTGGTTGGCATCGGAGACAGCGGGCTGCTTGCCCGCGCTCACCTTATTGTGACCAGCTTCGAACAGCTGGAACCAGTATATCTGCTTAGCCATATCGGCATAGCGGGACATGCCGGAGGGGAAGCGTCCGAATGA
- a CDS encoding sensor histidine kinase, translating into MSNKPILRWLSLRPVSELFSRIPVRNKIVIIIVLLILLPMTFAGCYFYWNISQILTRNANANLSLLIRQTNDNIEKSFQIIDNTSLHFLSNKMLRNWLIDDMSLSDDFYKKFVNKTEIEEDLKYSLMFNNAWNISLLSTAFVFFDSDNYVSVLKTPPNIEQTNKNNLAVYQSVNGRMVRGKEILKPSPGDPTIYFTRVMSNINLPEQRLVLIFGTNEADLAEEYSGLLDFTGALAYIIDNKGIIYSSAGKQELGSVVPSDILALKNNTEVKEVKLGQETYLAASRSIGTTGLTFIAGIPKKQVLSRLSGSMHNYIWIITLIAFVSLAAGILISLRFTRVVRDLLRSIRKVKKGDYNSKMPAYKDAELNQLSNTFNHMTDEISYLIKEVYEKHLLIKESEIKFLQAQMNPHFLFNTLITIGYKAKLSRDETVYRMVSSLTELLQASIYSNSLAKIPIRQELDFIKFYLYLQKERFEDKLEYTIQIEDDALLDLLLPKLSAQPLVENAVVHGVEKKLGKGMIHIHIYRRNGSVFFEIKDNGNGFDQIPQDWNNFENLTIRKQGHNNIGLINTHKRVKLIYGEPYGIEVESEPGAGSKVTLHIPTDLGE; encoded by the coding sequence ATGTCCAACAAGCCTATCCTGCGATGGCTCAGCCTTCGCCCGGTTTCCGAATTATTCTCCCGTATTCCCGTCAGGAATAAAATTGTAATTATCATCGTTCTGCTGATTCTTCTGCCGATGACCTTCGCCGGCTGCTATTTCTATTGGAACATCTCCCAGATTCTAACCAGGAACGCCAATGCCAATCTGTCTCTTCTGATCCGCCAGACCAACGATAATATTGAGAAATCCTTTCAGATTATCGATAACACCTCCCTGCATTTTCTCTCCAACAAAATGTTAAGAAACTGGTTAATCGACGATATGTCGCTGAGCGATGATTTCTACAAGAAATTCGTCAACAAAACCGAAATAGAAGAGGACCTGAAGTATAGTCTCATGTTCAACAATGCCTGGAATATCAGCCTGTTATCTACGGCTTTTGTATTTTTTGATAGCGACAACTATGTATCCGTTCTCAAGACACCGCCCAATATTGAACAGACCAATAAGAACAATCTCGCTGTCTATCAATCGGTGAATGGCAGAATGGTCAGAGGCAAGGAGATTCTGAAGCCAAGCCCCGGTGACCCCACCATTTATTTCACACGCGTCATGTCCAATATCAATCTTCCCGAGCAGCGTCTGGTGCTGATCTTCGGCACGAATGAGGCAGATTTGGCAGAGGAGTATTCCGGCCTGCTCGATTTCACCGGTGCGCTGGCCTATATCATTGATAACAAGGGAATCATTTACTCCAGTGCTGGGAAGCAGGAGCTCGGCTCAGTGGTTCCTTCCGACATTCTAGCCCTCAAGAACAACACCGAGGTAAAGGAGGTGAAGCTGGGCCAGGAGACCTATTTAGCAGCTTCCCGAAGCATCGGCACCACTGGGCTTACCTTCATTGCCGGCATCCCGAAGAAGCAGGTGCTCTCCAGACTATCCGGAAGCATGCACAACTACATATGGATCATCACCCTGATTGCCTTCGTCTCCCTGGCGGCAGGCATTCTGATTTCTCTGCGTTTTACCCGGGTCGTCCGTGATCTCCTGCGGAGTATCCGTAAAGTGAAGAAGGGGGATTACAACTCCAAGATGCCTGCATACAAGGATGCAGAGCTGAATCAGCTAAGCAACACCTTCAACCATATGACAGACGAGATCAGCTATCTCATTAAGGAAGTGTACGAGAAGCACCTGCTGATTAAGGAGTCGGAGATCAAATTTTTGCAAGCCCAGATGAATCCCCATTTCCTGTTCAATACGCTCATTACCATCGGCTACAAAGCCAAATTGTCCAGAGATGAGACCGTTTACAGAATGGTATCCTCCCTTACGGAGCTGCTGCAGGCAAGTATTTATTCGAACAGCCTGGCCAAGATTCCGATTCGTCAGGAGCTGGATTTCATCAAATTCTATCTCTATCTGCAGAAGGAGCGGTTTGAAGATAAGCTGGAGTATACGATTCAGATCGAGGATGATGCCTTGCTGGATCTGCTGCTGCCCAAGCTGAGCGCCCAGCCGCTGGTAGAGAATGCGGTGGTGCACGGTGTGGAGAAAAAGCTGGGCAAGGGTATGATCCATATTCATATCTACCGCCGGAACGGCTCGGTCTTTTTTGAAATCAAGGATAATGGCAACGGATTTGACCAGATTCCGCAGGATTGGAATAATTTCGAGAACCTCACCATACGCAAACAGGGACACAACAACATTGGCCTGATAAATACACATAAGCGGGTGAAGCTGATTTATGGCGAGCCTTATGGAATTGAGGTCGAGAGCGAACCGGGGGCAGGCTCCAAGGTTACACTTCACATACCGACAGATTTGGGGGAATGA
- a CDS encoding ABC transporter substrate-binding protein yields the protein MKRPRYKTGITLASTLILALSISACGSGNSADKGGAEASAGAGNATPAAKAPVKISYLTFRVGTHASAKMEEEQIKQFNAKYGNEVEVVVEEIPSDAAYVDKIKILAASGDVPDVVMGKDGINDVLIKGNLATPFNEYLDKDAEWKAAIGEDALASNTRDGKVWSISDQKQNIGYFYNKEMFGKAGIKPAETWDEFMSNNEKLKAAGYVPLALMTGENAWTSNLILAAMIGTNGDNGKAFMNTLHPANFNTPEMIQALNMMKELLDKYTTKDALGAGYANAANAFSQGKAAMIANGPWMIGDFSDPTKSAEGFDQKVGVAAYPNNSLISTYEVGYMIGAKTPETRDAAEKFIKFKTGLEGQTIALEYGNVMPVSSEVQPSDALKEKYPIMVESITVAQKTQLHYRTLDSIVFPNVTDAWKNLYPKLVAGKATAEEIARELTDIAAKNK from the coding sequence TTGAAAAGACCACGGTATAAAACAGGCATTACTCTGGCGAGTACTCTGATTCTGGCCCTGTCCATTTCAGCCTGCGGATCGGGGAATTCAGCGGATAAAGGCGGGGCTGAGGCATCAGCGGGCGCGGGGAATGCTACGCCTGCGGCTAAAGCGCCGGTCAAAATCTCCTATCTGACCTTCCGGGTAGGCACACATGCGTCAGCCAAGATGGAGGAAGAACAGATCAAGCAGTTCAATGCCAAATACGGCAATGAAGTGGAGGTTGTGGTTGAAGAGATTCCAAGCGATGCCGCCTATGTTGACAAGATCAAAATTCTGGCCGCTTCCGGGGATGTTCCGGATGTCGTCATGGGCAAGGACGGGATTAATGATGTTCTGATCAAAGGCAATCTTGCAACCCCTTTCAATGAATATCTGGATAAAGATGCGGAATGGAAGGCCGCTATCGGAGAAGACGCCCTTGCCTCCAATACACGGGACGGCAAGGTCTGGTCGATCAGCGATCAGAAGCAGAACATCGGCTACTTTTACAATAAAGAAATGTTCGGGAAGGCAGGAATCAAACCGGCGGAGACCTGGGATGAATTCATGAGCAACAACGAGAAGCTGAAGGCTGCAGGCTATGTACCGCTTGCCCTGATGACCGGGGAGAATGCCTGGACGAGTAACCTGATTCTTGCGGCGATGATCGGTACGAACGGGGATAACGGCAAAGCGTTCATGAACACTCTGCACCCTGCCAACTTCAATACGCCGGAAATGATTCAGGCGCTTAACATGATGAAGGAGCTGCTGGATAAGTATACGACGAAGGATGCGCTGGGAGCGGGATATGCCAATGCAGCGAACGCGTTCAGCCAGGGCAAGGCAGCGATGATTGCCAATGGTCCGTGGATGATCGGTGATTTCAGCGACCCGACCAAATCCGCTGAAGGCTTCGATCAAAAAGTGGGCGTTGCCGCCTACCCGAACAACAGTCTGATCTCCACCTATGAGGTCGGCTATATGATCGGAGCCAAAACGCCGGAAACCCGCGATGCCGCCGAGAAATTCATCAAGTTCAAAACAGGGCTTGAAGGGCAGACCATCGCGCTTGAATACGGCAATGTAATGCCGGTGTCGAGTGAAGTTCAGCCCTCAGATGCTCTGAAAGAGAAATATCCGATCATGGTCGAGTCGATCACCGTCGCCCAAAAGACGCAGCTTCATTACCGGACACTCGACTCCATCGTCTTCCCGAACGTAACGGATGCCTGGAAGAACCTGTATCCGAAGCTGGTAGCCGGCAAGGCAACTGCCGAAGAGATTGCCCGGGAACTGACGGATATTGCCGCCAAGAATAAATAA